The bacterium genome includes the window TATAAACTGTTTGAGTTCTGCATCTGTCAGCTGCGACAGGTCCATCGACAGGTGCAGGACCTCTTTTCGTGCGACGGGGTTCAAGAGAGCGCCGTATTGTCCAAGGAGCAGGCGAGCAGCCTGCGGATCTCCGTTCCGGAGAACTCGGGCGTAAACCGCGCCCATGACCTGACCTAACCGTGCCTCAACCGCTTTGCTAATCTGCCGGCTGATCCAGGCCGAGCGGGTACTGTCCAGCAGCCGCTCCTTGATCGCCGCCGCCTTCAGGCCCGTGAACTCCTCGAGTTCAGCCGGGCTGCGCGCGCCGGCGATCAGACCCTCCGCGATCAGGATGTCCGCGTGGTCGAACGGGAACGCGTCTGCCTCCTGCGCCGTAACCGACAGACCGCGAGCCTGGACCTTGCTCATGAGCTGCTTCCGGGGGGCGGTCACGGTTATGGCTCCAGGAACGGGCTATGCGGCCTTCAACTCTTTGTGCACGATGCGGTGGCAGTTCGAGCAGAGCACCTCGCACTTGAGGTACTCGGCGAACCAGCGCTTCCAGCTGGTCGCGTTCCCAGGCTCGACCTCTTTCTCACCCGGATTTCGGTGGTGAAGCTCCAGGGCCACCGGATCAATTTGGCAGCCGCAGCGGGCACATCCATCAAACCACCGGGCCCAGCCACGGATGCGGCGGATGGTCCTGTCCCGTTCTCTTACTTCATCACGATGCGTAGCGTAGTGGGCCCGGGAGGCGGCCCGGTATTTTTCACGATGGGCGGCATTGAAAGCACGAGAGCGCGCTCGGCACTCCTCACGGTGTGCGGCGCGGTAGACCTGGTTGTACTCTCGCTTCTTGGCCTTCTTTTCTTCCTCGGTCATGACAGCTGGCTTTCTCTCCTCCACCGGCTGTTTATGCGGGGCGTTTCTTCAAACGAGGCTTTCGTGCATAACGGATTTCTGCAAGTTGATTATTCTTCGTGATCTTCAAGAGCAAGGCCGAATTACCCACTGGACACCTGGTGACCACCAAGATGGACTCGACGACGAGACGTGTATGAAGCGACGGGATGCCCGGGTCGAACCACGCGACGGCCACGTGGTCGAGCTTCTGCGTCTTGGCGGACATGTTGTGCTGCCGCTGGCGCGCGCGGAGGTTCTGTGTCTGGCCGACGTAGACTACCTGATCATCCTTGTCCAGGAGCAGGTACACCGTCGGGATCTCCGGCAGGGGTTCGTACCATTGGACCGGCTGCCGCCGCAGCTCCAGCCGCTGATCCGCCCACTGGCTGCAGAATGCCAGCGCAGCACGCGTCCGCGGGTCGTTCAGCTTGGGCATGAATCTTGGCCAACTCCGCATCAAGCCAGGCGACCTCACGGGCGTGGAAATCGCCGGGTTCTTGCGTTTGTGCTACATGCATGGCCCTGTAGCAGGTGGGGCACCAGGGCGGACACAGGTCCGTCCGCGCGGGCCCGGTCACGCCACACACGGGGCAGCGGTCCGAGCGCATCATCTCGTACCCCTCGGCCGAGAGGTTGCGCTTGTGATCGACGTGGTAACGGCAGAAGCGACTCTTCGTGCTGGCCGGTTGATTGCAGCCGATGGAGATGCACATGCGCCGGGGATGCGCCTGGCGCTTGGCCGTGAGCTCCGCGTGGTGCGCGGCACGATAGCGCGCACAGGCCGCACGGCACTCCCAGCAGGTCTTGTACCAGGATCCATCGGGCTTCTTGTCGTGGTCCTCGTCCAGGGGGCGAGTACAGGTGCGGCAGAACTCCCCCACGTAGCCCGCTTTCGCTTTGCGCGCGAGCACACGGCACCGGTAGCAGCGCTTCTGCTTCTCCTGCCCGGGGGTCAGGGGTGAGTCACAATCGACGCACGAGCTCATTTTCGAGTCCTCCTACGAAAAACGTGTCCCTCATACTCCAGCACTTTGGGCAGCGGAGGAAAGTTATAACCTGGCCCGGGGCGAGGAGTTATGACAAAGTGTATGATTTCGATGCACCCATTAATTTCTGTTCATGCTCATGGATTTTCGTGCGGTTGGACAAATGCCGCTCCCGCCGCTCTCGCGCGCCAAGGTGCCGCCGTCTGTACTGTTTTACTGTCCCCCCTTTTCTACTCTTTTATTATGTATTTAATAATTAGTAAAAGGGTAGAAGAGGGGGGACAGTAAAACAGTACATGCCCCTCACGGCCGCCGGCTGGTC containing:
- a CDS encoding HNH endonuclease signature motif containing protein; amino-acid sequence: MTEEEKKAKKREYNQVYRAAHREECRARSRAFNAAHREKYRAASRAHYATHRDEVRERDRTIRRIRGWARWFDGCARCGCQIDPVALELHHRNPGEKEVEPGNATSWKRWFAEYLKCEVLCSNCHRIVHKELKAA
- a CDS encoding GIY-YIG nuclease family protein — its product is MYLLLDKDDQVVYVGQTQNLRARQRQHNMSAKTQKLDHVAVAWFDPGIPSLHTRLVVESILVVTRCPVGNSALLLKITKNNQLAEIRYARKPRLKKRPA